Within Stella humosa, the genomic segment TCATTCTCGCCTGGGTGGTCGAGAAGCGGCTGGCGACGATGCCGCTGGTGACCGGTGTCATCGTCATGGTCTTCGGCGGGCTGACGCTGCTGCTGGCCGACGAGACCTTCATCAAGATGAAGCCGACGCTGGTCTACCTCTTGTTCGCGCTGGTGCTGGTGGTGGGAAGCTGGCTCGGCCGCCACCCGCTGAAGCTGCTGATGGGCGGCTTCATCAACCTGACGCCGGCCGGCTGGCGTGGGCTGGGCTATCGCTGGGCTGCCTTCTTCCTGGCCATGGCCGCCCTCAACGAGGCGGTGTGGCGCACCCAGACGACCGAGCTGTGGGTGAATTTCAAGGTGTTCGGGCTGATCGCGCTGACCATCGCCTTCACGCTCACCCAGCTTCCCTACATGCGCCGCCACGCCGAGCCCGAGCCGACACCCGACGTGCCGACGCCCGACAAGGTGTAGGGCCTACCGATGGTCGCCCGCGTCGCCCTCGGGGTTGCGGCGCGGGATCGGCACCACCTCGCCGGCCGCCTCGCGGTGGTGATGCAGGGCCCAGCGGACGGATGGGAAGGCCAGCCGGTCCCACGGGATCTCGTCCCACCCGAATAGCGCCACCTCCAGGCTCTCGGG encodes:
- a CDS encoding septation protein A — encoded protein: MKAIVDYGPLAAFLVAYYLGGIMAATAAVMVATVIVLILAWVVEKRLATMPLVTGVIVMVFGGLTLLLADETFIKMKPTLVYLLFALVLVVGSWLGRHPLKLLMGGFINLTPAGWRGLGYRWAAFFLAMAALNEAVWRTQTTELWVNFKVFGLIALTIAFTLTQLPYMRRHAEPEPTPDVPTPDKV